A DNA window from Ralstonia solanacearum K60 contains the following coding sequences:
- a CDS encoding MFS transporter, which produces MTHAEVKSGTWPAASDASMVHQEGAQGEIVAVASATFAGHGSMARERSPVTRLDRPPNGYAAVRASLASLLGSTIEWYDFFLYGAASALVFNQVFFPKLGALSGTIAAFGTYGLGFVVRPLGALAFGHFGDRLGRKTVLLASLLAMGLPTVLIGLLPSYDAIGYLAPLLLIVLRLVQGFAVGGEWGAVILAVEHASPRFKGLLGGLSQTGVAAGLTLSSLAMAAVNAIGHDAMLGWAWRIPFVGSGLLIAIGWLLRRKVDETPEFASARQQGRCLRYPIGNVFKDHAGALLSVAGARVAEISFFYIVTAFTLWYATRQLGLPEAWCLNGVTLGAAAATFLMPLCGMLGDRWGARRLYIAGIVTALLWILPFFMLVHTRSMAWVVFAETVSVVLSFSMAAQQASLFVQQFPVVARYTGASLAVNIAGALGGLAPIVATTLFGQTQGGVLSIAGYVAVLTAISIASALRLKRV; this is translated from the coding sequence GTGACCCATGCTGAAGTGAAGAGCGGCACCTGGCCGGCCGCATCGGATGCCTCGATGGTGCATCAGGAGGGCGCGCAAGGGGAGATTGTCGCCGTCGCCTCCGCCACCTTCGCCGGACACGGCTCCATGGCGCGGGAACGCAGCCCGGTGACAAGGCTGGATCGGCCGCCCAATGGCTACGCGGCGGTGCGGGCCAGTCTTGCGAGCCTGCTGGGCAGCACGATCGAGTGGTACGACTTCTTTCTGTACGGCGCGGCGTCCGCCCTGGTGTTCAACCAGGTCTTCTTTCCGAAGCTCGGCGCGCTGAGCGGCACCATCGCGGCGTTCGGAACGTATGGGCTGGGTTTCGTCGTCCGGCCGCTCGGCGCGCTTGCGTTCGGCCATTTCGGCGATCGCCTGGGCCGGAAAACCGTCCTGCTGGCCTCGCTGCTGGCGATGGGATTGCCGACCGTGCTGATCGGCCTCCTGCCGTCGTATGACGCCATCGGCTATCTCGCGCCCCTTCTTCTGATCGTCCTGCGGCTCGTTCAGGGGTTTGCCGTGGGTGGGGAGTGGGGCGCGGTCATTCTTGCGGTAGAGCACGCGTCACCGCGCTTCAAGGGGTTGCTGGGCGGGTTATCGCAGACCGGGGTGGCCGCGGGGCTGACCCTGTCGTCGCTCGCCATGGCAGCCGTGAATGCGATCGGCCACGACGCGATGCTGGGCTGGGCATGGCGGATTCCATTTGTCGGGAGCGGGTTGCTGATCGCGATCGGCTGGCTGCTGCGTCGCAAAGTCGACGAGACGCCTGAGTTCGCATCGGCACGACAGCAAGGGCGCTGCTTGAGATATCCCATCGGCAACGTCTTCAAGGACCATGCCGGCGCGCTGCTGAGCGTGGCCGGCGCGCGCGTTGCCGAGATCTCCTTCTTCTACATCGTCACCGCCTTCACCCTCTGGTACGCGACCCGGCAGTTGGGTCTTCCCGAGGCATGGTGCCTCAACGGGGTGACGCTGGGTGCGGCGGCGGCGACGTTCCTGATGCCGCTTTGCGGCATGCTGGGGGACCGATGGGGCGCGCGCAGGCTCTATATTGCCGGCATCGTCACTGCGCTGCTCTGGATCCTTCCATTTTTCATGCTGGTGCATACCCGCTCGATGGCGTGGGTGGTGTTCGCCGAGACGGTCAGTGTGGTCTTGTCTTTTTCCATGGCAGCCCAACAGGCGAGTCTCTTCGTCCAGCAGTTCCCGGTGGTGGCGAGATATACCGGCGCATCGCTTGCCGTCAACATTGCCGGGGCATTGGGTGGGCTGGCGCCGATCGTTGCCACCACGCTGTTTGGCCAAACCCAGGGTGGCGTACTCTCCATTGCGGGTTACGTGGCCGTCCTGACTGCCATTTCGATCGCCAGCGCTTTACGGCTCAAACGCGTCTGA
- a CDS encoding thiamine phosphate synthase, whose product MKDMSLPDFYQITPEPVGSPHFETFFAELTDTLGSGIRLLQLRAKQLGPREHLDVARRTRDLCRQSGAILMLNGPIDMAREVGCNGVHLGSDALMSLRSRPVPDTVLLSAACHSAEQLEQAARMAVDFVTLSPVLRTRTHPDADPLGWERFTELAQRARVPVFALGGMHPDMLDQAKRAGAWGVAAISATWCHRSAGA is encoded by the coding sequence ATGAAAGACATGTCCCTTCCGGACTTCTATCAGATCACGCCCGAGCCGGTCGGCTCGCCGCATTTCGAGACATTCTTTGCTGAATTGACCGACACGCTTGGATCGGGCATCCGGCTCCTGCAGCTTCGCGCCAAGCAACTGGGACCGCGCGAGCACCTGGATGTCGCGCGAAGGACGCGGGATCTGTGCCGCCAGTCTGGGGCGATTCTGATGCTCAATGGCCCGATCGACATGGCGCGCGAAGTCGGCTGCAATGGCGTGCACCTGGGCAGCGATGCGTTGATGTCGCTTCGGTCAAGGCCGGTGCCCGACACGGTCTTGCTTTCCGCGGCCTGCCACAGTGCCGAGCAACTGGAGCAGGCCGCCAGGATGGCTGTGGACTTCGTCACCCTGTCTCCCGTCCTTCGAACACGAACGCATCCGGATGCCGACCCGCTCGGCTGGGAGCGCTTCACCGAACTGGCTCAGCGCGCGCGCGTCCCCGTGTTCGCCCTGGGGGGCATGCATCCGGACATGCTCGATCAAGCCAAGCGCGCCGGAGCCTGGGGCGTCGCAGCGATTTCCGCGACCTGGTGCCATCGATCCGCCGGCGCGTGA
- a CDS encoding DUF1993 domain-containing protein translates to MTTPSMYAFLVPGVNRMLGNLSALLDKGAAYAECRKFDAANLLTSRLAPDMHPLVRQVQIACDMAKSGVARLTGTEPPRHPDVETTIPELKARIAKTLDFVNSIDPASFAGSEDRAITLQAPTGELHFCGLDFLRGFVLPNLHFHVTIAYALLRHAGVEIGKIDYLGRPD, encoded by the coding sequence ATGACCACACCTTCGATGTACGCATTCCTCGTCCCGGGCGTCAATCGCATGCTCGGCAATCTTTCCGCCTTGCTGGACAAGGGTGCCGCCTATGCGGAATGCAGGAAATTCGATGCGGCCAACCTGCTGACATCGCGGCTCGCGCCGGACATGCACCCGCTCGTGCGCCAGGTGCAGATCGCGTGCGACATGGCCAAGAGCGGCGTGGCCCGGCTGACGGGGACGGAACCGCCCCGGCATCCCGACGTGGAAACGACGATTCCCGAACTCAAGGCACGCATCGCCAAAACGCTGGATTTCGTCAACAGCATCGACCCGGCAAGCTTCGCCGGCAGCGAAGACCGCGCCATCACGCTGCAGGCGCCGACCGGCGAACTGCATTTCTGCGGACTGGATTTCCTGCGCGGCTTCGTGCTGCCGAACCTGCATTTCCACGTCACGATCGCGTACGCGCTGCTGCGGCATGCGGGGGTGGAGATCGGCAAAATCGATTATCTCGGTCGGCCGGATTAA
- a CDS encoding response regulator transcription factor, translating to MNKTPEVIFTGARDLCQPFFNETGLNSFSYSRLFMDGTRSEVWSDAEAFEHTFHKARYIVGAYTPQYFGVRERYSILDKKVETYPPHLRNRYRMQLADQREYFDYDHCFAILNQDKDFCEYFIFYAPRSNVMALNFYLNNFDRLENFSRYFLQAADNLIEQADQHRIHSAVHPIPDAAPVESAARRALPDEKRAFTPREDDVARLLITGATAKEIGNTLGISHRTVESHLEHMKQKLGCMKKSMLVKTLLAQQHAHYLMNR from the coding sequence ATGAATAAAACACCAGAAGTGATTTTCACAGGCGCCCGCGACCTATGCCAACCGTTCTTTAACGAAACCGGATTAAATTCGTTCTCATACTCGCGCCTCTTCATGGACGGAACGCGATCCGAAGTGTGGAGCGACGCCGAAGCGTTCGAACACACCTTCCACAAGGCTCGCTACATTGTCGGCGCCTATACGCCACAATACTTCGGCGTGCGAGAGCGATACTCCATCCTCGACAAAAAGGTGGAAACCTATCCCCCGCATCTCCGGAATCGCTACCGCATGCAGCTCGCGGATCAGCGTGAATACTTTGACTACGATCACTGCTTCGCCATATTGAATCAGGACAAAGATTTCTGCGAATATTTTATTTTCTATGCACCGCGCAGCAATGTCATGGCGCTTAACTTCTATCTGAACAACTTTGATCGCCTTGAGAATTTCTCGCGCTACTTTTTACAAGCCGCCGACAACCTGATCGAGCAGGCGGATCAGCACCGCATTCACAGCGCCGTCCATCCCATCCCTGACGCCGCACCAGTTGAATCGGCCGCTCGGCGCGCGCTCCCGGACGAGAAGCGAGCTTTCACTCCGCGAGAAGACGATGTCGCCAGGCTCCTCATTACCGGCGCCACCGCCAAGGAAATCGGCAACACGCTCGGCATCTCGCACCGCACCGTCGAGAGCCATCTCGAACACATGAAGCAGAAGCTCGGGTGCATGAAGAAATCGATGCTCGTCAAGACGCTCCTTGCGCAACAACATGCCCACTACCTGATGAATCGGTAG
- a CDS encoding DUF2059 domain-containing protein encodes MVAIWSQQFGTKFTDEELDQLIAFYTSPLGQKEVAATREALPAFNQVIQARYKPIQERATAAFMQRIQQIKTECRCDK; translated from the coding sequence ATGGTCGCGATCTGGTCCCAGCAATTCGGCACCAAATTCACCGACGAAGAGCTGGACCAGTTGATCGCGTTCTATACCTCGCCCCTTGGCCAGAAGGAGGTGGCGGCCACGCGCGAGGCGCTGCCGGCCTTCAACCAGGTGATCCAGGCTCGATACAAGCCGATCCAGGAGCGCGCCACGGCGGCTTTCATGCAGCGCATTCAGCAGATCAAGACGGAGTGTCGCTGCGATAAGTGA
- a CDS encoding iron-containing alcohol dehydrogenase, translating to MAYIYYLTHIHLGYDALARLPAECARVGIRRPLIVTDKGVVAAGLAQCALDMLGAGHVPVFDDTPSNPTEAMVMAAAACYRHHDCDGLIAVGGGSAIDLAKGAAIAATHAGGLARYATVEGGSCRITDAVPPLIAVPTTAGSGSEVARGAALIVEDGRKLSFHSWYLMPRSAICDPGLTLGLPATLTAGTGMDAIAHCIETFLAPAFNPPAEGIALDGLERAWAHIERATQDGRDRDARLHMMSASLQGAMAFQKGVGCAHALSHALGGETRLHHGTLNAVLLPAVLRFNETAASVVQNRRYIRLRRAMSLPAEADVAQAVFEMNVRLGLPTGLKQLGVDASLFDRVIGAARTDYCHRTNPREATPADYRRLLSESL from the coding sequence ATGGCCTACATCTACTACCTGACCCACATCCACCTCGGCTACGATGCGCTCGCCCGATTGCCCGCGGAATGCGCGCGGGTCGGTATCCGCCGCCCGTTGATCGTCACGGACAAAGGTGTCGTCGCAGCGGGCCTTGCGCAGTGCGCGCTGGACATGCTCGGCGCGGGCCACGTTCCCGTGTTCGACGATACGCCCTCCAACCCGACCGAGGCCATGGTCATGGCCGCCGCGGCGTGTTACCGGCACCATGATTGCGACGGACTGATCGCCGTGGGTGGAGGTTCGGCCATCGATCTCGCGAAAGGCGCGGCGATTGCCGCCACGCACGCGGGTGGGCTGGCGCGCTATGCGACGGTCGAAGGCGGTAGCTGTCGCATTACCGACGCCGTGCCGCCGTTGATCGCCGTGCCGACGACGGCCGGCAGCGGCAGCGAGGTGGCGCGTGGGGCGGCCCTGATCGTCGAAGACGGACGTAAGCTGAGTTTTCATTCGTGGTACCTGATGCCCAGGTCCGCCATCTGCGATCCGGGCCTGACGCTCGGCCTGCCTGCGACGCTGACGGCGGGAACCGGCATGGACGCCATCGCCCACTGCATCGAAACCTTCCTCGCGCCGGCGTTCAATCCGCCCGCCGAAGGCATTGCCCTCGATGGCCTGGAGCGTGCATGGGCTCACATTGAACGCGCCACACAGGATGGCCGCGACCGCGACGCACGGCTGCACATGATGAGCGCGTCGCTGCAGGGAGCGATGGCGTTCCAGAAGGGCGTCGGCTGCGCGCATGCGTTGTCGCACGCGCTCGGCGGCGAAACGCGATTGCATCACGGCACGCTCAACGCCGTCCTCTTGCCTGCCGTGCTGCGCTTCAACGAAACGGCGGCAAGCGTTGTCCAGAATCGGCGCTACATCCGCCTGCGCCGAGCGATGAGCTTGCCTGCGGAGGCTGACGTTGCCCAAGCGGTCTTCGAGATGAACGTTCGCCTCGGACTGCCAACCGGCCTCAAGCAATTGGGGGTGGATGCCAGCCTGTTTGACCGCGTGATCGGCGCGGCGCGCACGGATTATTGCCACAGAACGAATCCGCGGGAAGCGACGCCGGCCGATTATCGAAGACTGTTGAGCGAGTCCCTGTGA
- a CDS encoding LodA/GoxA family CTQ-dependent oxidase — translation MNKPTTNQPHAQSQPVPCQCEVDPIGCLKQMFVDMVQLGRIKAGQCPAKRPVFLRLHGVAHGRLEVVPDLPEDLRVGLFGQRMVYPAWVRYSSDIPDGVPDLKSTVGIGIKLFDVAGDKMLPPQVQAPTLDILLQNMDVFFVNDAHDMCAFTRASLTGAAAANAWLKAHPETQRILDVMKKVVPSVLETDLWSVIPFRFGEQRYCKYKLEPELVPPGPVPDYDDPDYLRIDLEQRLNNGEARFRFMVQLQTDPATMPLDKAMVPWSEEASPPIHVATLILPRQDITARGQANYGETLAFNPWRTLAVHEPVGSIAEARKVVYRASAELRRDVNGEPLGEPIVPRPDTVWPAAKDTRVVRAAIYPGIGIARVGNSKAPDGFYIGPEVTHPPLTLAGETRDDTGAIMRQAARFRLYGYNAAGEVVGELTPDNAEIVWQAHLVNRKAQWFQFQVAMDIPEAATVAVPLRNPHVGEAARDALAIDPGMRRIQGKSTSGAAYHFDTGTFQGVPVPLGELRTDEHGHLLVLGGLGVSASPEGMPIYDPANPSSFNNANGWYDDISDGPVKAAVSINGQAIPVDSAWAVVAPPNYAPDVIGWRTLYDLLVDTYVECGWLPFPEAVSFTRDVLPALQRLTNLQWVNKGFAALFGRGGQFDFNDPTLIAKLAYKPAQGQGDPYAELRQVIFNCFRPASNTVDDVRLWPWLYGDAEGSSKKPTPRNNLALSDVRSALLQRWVRGDFVNDWSPDYSPPQTLAEVPLPDQPAMLDQAALHFCLADAFHPGCELTWPMRHASLYRAPFRIRERPEGVAEPDYGTTLTQSIALKPGGPLYAQGPGDLSRWMALPWQGDTAFCRSGYDHEYDPYLPSFWPARVPNQVLSDADYRIVINDALPREQRIAAFNRRANWLRALLGTPGNPTPAPQVMMLMVQHFAQLGIVEARPGVENDPDFPPVIFVESLAGDKVPPLLQAVFAAAAAPAEPVQDTLSRAGWASAEQLEEFLRIVRP, via the coding sequence ATGAACAAGCCCACGACAAACCAACCTCACGCGCAAAGCCAGCCGGTGCCATGCCAGTGCGAGGTTGATCCGATCGGCTGCCTGAAGCAGATGTTTGTCGACATGGTGCAGCTTGGCCGCATCAAGGCCGGGCAATGCCCAGCCAAGCGCCCCGTGTTTCTGCGCCTGCACGGCGTCGCGCATGGGCGGCTCGAGGTGGTGCCCGACCTGCCGGAGGACCTGCGGGTCGGCTTGTTTGGGCAGCGGATGGTCTATCCGGCCTGGGTCCGGTATTCCAGCGATATTCCGGATGGTGTGCCCGACCTCAAAAGCACCGTTGGCATCGGCATCAAGCTGTTCGACGTGGCCGGAGACAAAATGCTGCCGCCGCAGGTCCAGGCACCTACGCTGGACATCCTGCTGCAGAACATGGACGTCTTCTTCGTCAACGACGCCCATGACATGTGTGCCTTCACGCGCGCATCGCTCACCGGCGCGGCGGCGGCCAATGCCTGGCTGAAGGCCCATCCGGAGACGCAGCGCATTCTCGACGTTATGAAGAAGGTGGTGCCGAGCGTGCTGGAAACCGATCTGTGGAGCGTGATCCCATTCCGTTTCGGCGAGCAGCGCTATTGCAAGTACAAGCTGGAACCGGAGCTTGTCCCGCCCGGCCCGGTGCCCGATTACGATGATCCCGACTATCTGCGCATCGACCTGGAGCAGCGCCTGAACAACGGCGAGGCACGCTTTCGCTTCATGGTGCAGTTGCAGACCGATCCGGCCACCATGCCGCTGGACAAGGCGATGGTGCCATGGAGCGAAGAGGCATCGCCCCCGATCCATGTCGCCACGCTGATCCTGCCGCGCCAGGACATCACCGCGCGCGGCCAGGCCAATTATGGCGAGACGCTCGCCTTCAACCCGTGGCGCACGCTGGCCGTGCATGAGCCGGTCGGCAGCATTGCCGAGGCGCGCAAGGTGGTCTACCGCGCGTCAGCCGAACTGCGACGCGACGTCAATGGCGAGCCGCTGGGGGAGCCGATCGTGCCGCGTCCCGATACGGTCTGGCCCGCGGCCAAAGACACCCGCGTGGTCCGCGCCGCGATCTACCCCGGCATTGGCATTGCGCGCGTCGGCAACAGCAAGGCGCCGGACGGCTTCTACATCGGGCCGGAGGTCACCCATCCGCCGCTGACGCTGGCAGGCGAGACGCGTGATGACACCGGCGCGATCATGCGCCAGGCCGCGCGCTTCCGTCTGTACGGCTACAACGCCGCGGGCGAGGTGGTAGGCGAGCTAACGCCGGACAACGCCGAGATCGTCTGGCAGGCGCATCTGGTCAACCGCAAGGCGCAGTGGTTCCAGTTCCAGGTGGCGATGGACATCCCCGAAGCGGCAACGGTGGCTGTGCCGCTGCGCAATCCGCATGTCGGCGAGGCAGCGCGCGACGCCCTCGCCATCGACCCCGGCATGCGCCGCATTCAAGGTAAGAGCACGAGCGGAGCGGCCTACCACTTCGATACCGGCACGTTCCAGGGCGTGCCGGTGCCGCTGGGTGAACTGCGTACCGACGAGCACGGCCACCTGCTGGTGCTGGGCGGCCTGGGTGTGTCCGCCTCGCCGGAAGGCATGCCGATCTACGATCCGGCCAACCCGAGCAGCTTCAATAACGCCAACGGCTGGTACGACGACATCTCGGACGGCCCGGTCAAGGCCGCTGTCAGCATCAATGGTCAGGCCATTCCGGTCGACTCGGCCTGGGCGGTTGTGGCGCCGCCCAACTACGCGCCGGATGTGATCGGCTGGCGCACGTTGTACGACTTGCTGGTCGATACCTATGTCGAATGCGGTTGGCTGCCGTTCCCTGAAGCGGTGTCGTTCACCCGCGATGTCCTGCCAGCGTTGCAGCGCCTGACGAATCTGCAATGGGTCAACAAGGGGTTCGCTGCGCTGTTTGGTCGGGGCGGGCAGTTTGATTTCAACGATCCGACGCTGATCGCCAAGTTGGCCTACAAGCCGGCGCAAGGCCAGGGCGATCCGTACGCGGAGTTGCGGCAGGTGATTTTCAACTGCTTCCGGCCGGCCAGCAATACCGTGGACGACGTGCGCCTGTGGCCGTGGCTGTATGGCGATGCGGAAGGATCATCCAAGAAACCCACGCCACGCAACAACCTCGCATTGTCGGACGTGCGCAGCGCCTTGCTGCAGCGTTGGGTGCGTGGCGATTTCGTCAATGACTGGAGTCCCGACTACTCTCCGCCGCAGACGCTTGCCGAAGTTCCGCTACCGGACCAGCCTGCGATGCTCGATCAGGCCGCGCTGCATTTCTGCCTGGCCGATGCCTTCCACCCCGGCTGCGAGCTGACCTGGCCGATGCGCCACGCCTCGCTGTATCGCGCGCCGTTTCGCATTCGCGAGCGGCCGGAAGGCGTGGCCGAACCCGATTACGGCACCACCTTGACGCAGTCGATTGCGTTGAAGCCCGGCGGGCCGCTCTATGCGCAGGGGCCGGGCGATCTGAGCCGCTGGATGGCGCTGCCCTGGCAGGGCGATACCGCATTCTGCCGCTCGGGCTACGACCACGAGTACGACCCCTACCTGCCGTCATTCTGGCCGGCGCGGGTGCCGAACCAGGTGCTGAGCGATGCGGACTATCGCATCGTGATCAACGATGCGCTGCCGCGCGAGCAGCGCATCGCTGCCTTCAACCGCCGGGCCAACTGGCTGCGCGCCTTGTTGGGCACGCCGGGCAACCCGACGCCCGCACCGCAAGTCATGATGCTGATGGTGCAGCATTTCGCGCAGCTCGGGATCGTCGAGGCCCGCCCAGGCGTGGAGAACGATCCCGACTTCCCTCCGGTGATCTTTGTCGAATC